CACGTCCGCCCAGGTCCGCTTTCGCTCCGCCGGCCAGACGGCGGCATTCTTCACCGGCTTCGAAGTGCTCGAACCCGGAGTCGTCCCGGTACAGCAATGGCTGCGCCCCGACCTGCCGAAAACGCGCATGGTCATGGACGGCGCGATCGGCGTGACGCCCAGCCATAGATGGCGGCTGATGGGCCAGTGACCAGGCCGGATCACGCTGGTCCCCTGACGTAGTTGGCGGCTGCTCCCAAGTCTTGTTGGCGGCTGCGTACAGGGTTGGTTGGCTGGGGGTGAAGATCAGGCGGTCAAGAATTTCTCTGATTCCGTTTGCTCTGTCTGCGGACCCGCTACAGTCCCGGCCGGTTGGGTGTCGCTGATGGATGAGGGTTCTGGTGACCGATGTCGTTGGGGCCGTGCTGCGTTCGGATCGCTGCCGGTGGGAGGAGCTGCTGGCCACGCTGCCGGTCGACCTGGCGAGGCCGCGGTCGATGCTGGTGTTGGGTCACGGATGGACCCGGCAGTGGGTGACGCATCGGCGGTTCGGCGACGACCCCGTGGTCTGCCCGGTCAGAGATCTCGCGGAACTGCCGATCAACGGCGCGCAACCGGTGCGCCGATTCTCTTGGCGGACAACACAGTTCCATCGTCCGGGGTTGCAATACATGGTGAGCACGGGCCGTCATCACGGGTTCGAGAGCCATGCCGAGCAGCAACTGCTGCTGGCGCGCGACTTCGCGGGCGGGCTCACCGAGCTGTTGTCCCAGTCGTTCCGGCTGCCGTTCACCACCGCAGCCGCAACCGGGAAGCACACACCGGATTTCCTGCCTGTGTCGGACGATGAAACGTGGCTGATCGACGTGCGCCCTGGCGATCGGATCGGGCCGGAGGATGCGGTGCGGTTCGCTGCGGCGGCGGAGGTCGCATTGTCGTGCGGGTGGCGTTACGTCGTGCAGCCGACACCAGGGACTTGCACCTCAAGCATGGAAGCACTGAAATGCGCTGTCCGGCGAAAACCTTCCGCCGGGGGCGTGAAACGTTGTCCGTGACGGCTACTGCAACCAAGAATCACAGCGCTGACCAGGCAAAACAATGTCCCTTCCGGCCTTGACGGACCGAAAGGGACATTTATGGGATGTTTAATACTCCAAGCGTATCTCGCCGGCCATTTCTCGCATCTTCGGCGTCCGCGAGCGCCGCTTGCTGATCATGGTTCCCAGTATGTCGCGTGAATAGCGTTGCTGTACAATCTATTCCGGCGCAGTCCGTTGCACTCGCCGCATCAGATGACCCAGTGTCGGGACCACCCGTAGCCGCCAGGCCAGCTTGTAGGCGTCGACGGTGGTCTTGTCCTCGCGGCCACGCATCGCGGTGTCCAAGTTGACATTTCCGTAGTCCTTGAGGATGGCGATGGCCATCTTCGGGTCGCCACCGCGTCTCCGCCGATTATGAAATGCAGGGATCGCGGGTCGAAGACTTGATCATTGTCGTCGCGTGTACCGCATAGCCTCGGGGCCACAGCCAGGTATTCGGCAACCTTCGGATACGCGGCTCCAAAGCGCCACTCGTCCCCAAGCAGCCTCGCCAACTGATCGCGACGGTCCGATGACAGCATGAATCAGGCCATGATTTTCATTGTGCCCTTTGCACTTTCGCTCGTCGCCCAAAAAGCACAATCGGTTAGGTGCGGCTGTGCTGCAGCAAGCAGCCGCTATCGATGGCCAGTTTCAGGCTGTGGTGGAGTAGACCTGTCGGCCACTCGTGGTGTTGTCGTAGGTGACCATGGTTCGATCGAGCCGCCTGGTGTTTCCCCGCCAGTCCTTGCTGCTGGTCCTTCTTGAGCAGTGCCACCCGGCCGATCAAACTCACGCCGATTTATCCACCCGTTGCCGGTCTCTCTTGGTTGGTCACGTCTTCCCCGGTCGAATCTCCCAACTTTTGCCTCCGATGGATGCTCGTGCCCCTGACCTAGCGACACCAACGTCGCGTTGTCATCTTCCGCGCACGCGATCGACCAGTAACACCGTCGCAGAAGCGCCAAGCCGCCTGGCACTGACACAACGCGGGACGCGAAACCCTGTAAACCCTAGAGAACTGGATGTATCATTTATTGCAGCGCCCACGGGTAGCGCTCAGCAAGCTGGGCTGGTAGGACGCGTTAATTACAGCCCGGGGATCAGACTTGCCCCGAAGCCGACAGATGACAGTGGACCTCGCACATTCGACGATACCCCGGCCGTGCGCACCGATAACCCGTACGTCCAAATGCACACAGAACACCATACGGTCCGCGTTCCCCGTACCCTCTCGTTGGATCGCTGACGTCGTCTCCGGCAAGAATGAGTCCATGCGCTCGCGAAAGCCGCTGTTCACCCTCCCCGGGCCCAGCCCACATTACCAGTGAGAGCAACTGAAAGCGGGTACACAACTACACGTTCCGTGTAGGCCAGCCTCGAAGGAAACGCCGGCGATCAAGGAGACCACCGTGGACGAAACGACGCTGTCGAAGAAAACCACTCGATGGTCCAGCCTGCACCGCCTGCTTGACCCCGCAGGCGGCCCGGTCGACCTGCGCTGGTTTGTCCGAGAAAAGTACCTTCACGACACCAATTACGAGATCCGGGATTTCAGTCATGGGGGGCTAAGCGGATTGCTGGTCAGCGGTGCGAGGTTGCCGGAGCGTGCCGAATGGTGCCCGGCCGCGCAGGGGCTCACTGGTCTACCGGTGTCGGTGACGACCAGCCCGGCCGGCGGCCTGTTACTGACCCGCACTACAGGTAGGCTCTACGCTTTGACCTATGGGAGCCTCGGACACCACATCCTCGACCCGGACTACCGCGACGATGACTTCGGGCTGGGGTTTGCGGTCCGCTGCCTCGGCGAAACCGATGTCACACGGTTTCGCAGCGAGATCATGGACCGGCGAGGCCGAGTCGAGGACTACACCATGCTCGGTGGCAGCGATGTTGCCGGATTCGGTCTCGACAAATTCAGTTCGCTGGTCCGTAGGATCTGTGGCAGCGCCGAGCTGAATATGACTGCAAAACTCCCCACATCGCTGGCAGTGCGAATCGAATGTTCCGGCCACGCCATCAAGCTGCCACTCGCTGCCTCCCCCGCCCAGTTCTTGGCCGATCTCGCCGAGATCGAACGCGTCTGCGACCGCGAAGACCCACTTGAAGGTCTCGCGTTCGTCGAGCGATTCCGAAAACTGAACAGACACAGCCCTGCAGCCCTGGGAGCTGACAAAATTCTGGCAACGCTGTTGGGCGAGCCAAACAACGCACGCCTCGGCATCACCATGCCCGACAACTGTGTCGACTACTATGGCGCAGCGCAATCATTCAGTATCTTGCTGGGCAGCCACGCTACCGCCGTCAACGACATCGACGTGGAAGCGTTGCTCGCACAGATCCACGGTTGCACCGAGGACCGCAGACTGTCCAACCTACACCGGCTTCGGGTCACCATGTACGAGGATTCGGCGCAGACGACACCGTCTGGCCCAGAAACCCGTGGCACGGATTGGCTGGTCGCGGAAGTCGAACACGAGGACGAGCGTTACTACTACAGGCAAGGCTACTGGCATGAGATCGGAGCCTGGCACCTCGAAACCCTGCGCGAAGAGCTCGACGAACTCTTCAACGCCACAACCAATATCACTGTCCCAGCCTGGACGAAGGGCCCTCCACGCTCTACAGGGAAGAAGAAAGGCCAGGATTCCCATGACGAAGATTGGTTCAACCGCGAGATCGCAAAACAACCGGGCTACCAACTATTCGACAAGCAAAACTTATTCACCGATTTCTTCCATGGAGGCGGGCTTGAGATCTGTGATGTCCTGGGCCCCGACTGCGAGCTGATCTGCGTCAAAAAGGCAAGCAGCAGCGCACCACTGAGTCACCTCTTCGCGCAAGCTGTGAACGCCGTCAAGGTATTACGCACCGACAAGGAGGTCGCGAAGAAGTTCCGCGACTCCATCGCAAAGCACAATCCCAATCACCCGATGGTCAATGACATCGGCTCGGTAAAAGTCGTGTTTGCCATCCTGCTGAAGGATGGCGAGGAGACAACTACAAACTCACTCTTCCCATTTTCCCAGATCTCACTGGTCAGATCACTGATCGAGCTTCGCACCATGAATGCCGACGTAAGAGTGATAACAATCACGCGATCCTAAGTCCTTGCCCGAACGGCACAGGCAACTCCGACGGGCGGCCAGAGACCGTTCGTTTCGACGTATTGGGCGAGCTATTGCAGGATAGTACGTAAGGATTGGGCCAATCGGAAAACGCGACACTCAGCGCAAACAGAAACACCTTCACTCCCCAGCCCGTGCCGACGAGCCGCTGCACCCATGAAGACATGGAATCCGACAACTGGAGACGCCGTCTCCGAGCACCACGACAAGACCCGAGCATATGGGCGCAGCGCTAGCGTTACTAACCAACACATCACAGTTACCGGCCATGGGAAAGTCAGAACCATTTTCTAAATCATAGAGGCGGCGGTCCCGCGTTCAGTCCCTCCCTGGTCGACGTAAACAAGGAATCGGCCCAAGCGGTTGATCTCCAACCCTTCCGACCATGCCAATCGCTGGCATCGGTTCGATCGACGAAGAGTGCTTTGCACGAAAATTATCGGTTGGACCGAGCATCGACAGGCGTGTTTCGATTAGGTCAGTCTTATCAGCCACCCACAACGACAAATGGCCAGACTTTGCTTGATGCGATCTGAAATCGGTGCCGCGATTTGCCTGCCTCAGGCGTCGGAATCGACTCTAGAGGAGCGATTCTCAGCAATTGATATATGAAGTCCGAAGTCTGCGACAATGGTTGGCCATTTTCGCAAGAACTTTTCGATCTCACTTGTGGACCACAATGTGATAGCCGGCCGTTTGGCAGCGCTGTTGTGATCGTCTACCCAACGAACTGCGTCTTGAGTGAACGATCCGGTAGTTGCCATTATCAGACGCCGTATCGGTTCACCCTCCCAGAGTGGGATCTTTGAATACACCAGGTCTGCGATTTCAGATGCGCTGACACCTCGTGCGGGCCAGTGTTTCGCTTGTACAACCACTCGTTCCAGCCACTCCGAACCGAGTCCATCATCGACCCTTAGATAGGCTTCGATGTCGCGACCAGAATCAGGTGCGTTCACATTAAGCAAGCGGGTGATTCGCGTGTATGATCCCGACAGCTCAAGAAGATGGGCAAGCACGAGTTCGAACCGATCTGCATCGATCTGACTCCAGTCAATCGGTAAATTGATCAGATCATCAGCCTCTAGCAGGATCCGCATGAGCTCTGATGCGGTCGCCTTGTCGAATTGCATCGATGCGCTGGACTTGGGCGTGCTCGATCGTTTATCAGTCCCCATAACCGCGAGGTGCACTAGTTTGGCTCCGTCAGGCGCGTCGATGACTTCGTAATGACAGACTGCACCTTGCTCGGGAGCGTGGAGGCCTGCTCCTTGCGTGCCAGGGACGATCTTGAGAACGCGTGCCATCGATCGAGACTCTCCGATGTTGTTGTGCCGCTCGTTGTTCACGCGGCTTCTAGTGATCTGATCTGGTCATCTTTGCAGACCCCACCGACACGAAGCAGTGAACTGCAGGACGCTGCTGCCGGACCGACCCCAGAGCAAAACCGTCTTTACGGAGTCGTACGACAGGGCATGCGCCGTGTGGGGCGTGTCAAAGATCTGCCGAGGTCGACAGCGATACCACTGACGGAAGCTAGACCACAGCCTGGCCGGATCCTCTATCCGTGCCCGTACTCGCATTCATGGGTAGGCATCACATTTTCCGCAGGTTGATTCGTGTGTTTAGCGCGTGTGTCCCCCTCCGGACACTCCACTCGATGGACGGCCCATGCTCATGGAGAGCATGGGCCGTTTCTCGTTTCGTCATATTTGTGGGTCCCCCACACCCCGCCCGGCGGGCTTCGCCCCCGGACCCCTCCTCGGCGTGACTGCCTGAACTCGTTCAGGCGCACCAGCCTTCAGTACGGCTCGGATGTCTCCGACCGAATCAACGAGCTTGTGGAGTTCGGTTTCGGTCAGTCTGATCGGTTTCGGTATCGCGTCGAGTTCGGCTCGCGCTGCGGCCTTCTCTGCTTGTGCGGTGTTCATCGAAGCCACGAAAGCGGCTGGATCCACTCCGGCTTCGATAGCGGCGAGGTGGCGCTGCAACCTCGTGTCCGCGTCGATGATTCGCCGGCGGAGCAGCGCACGAACGGTATCGGTGTCGTCGCCTTCCTGCGCTTCCAGGAGGATCTCGATGGTCTGGTTCCGGTGCTTACGATCAAAAAGGGTTGAGAGCCAACCATCCAGCGGGTCGATGAGGACCGATTCTCGAAGATTGACCGTCTTCGGATGGTCGGCCAGAGCGTCGCTGCCCGGAGCGAGAGTTCTCGCACGGCAACGGTAGTAGATGTTCTGGCCAACGATCTCGGCTTGCATTTTCCGGTTGCAGGCGTCACATCGGATGTGCCCGCGCAGTAGGTACTGGCGGGGTATCAGGGTCCTGGTCCGCTCCAGTTTGGCGCGGTCCCGGTTGTTGATCCCGGCTCGACCTCGCCGGATCAGGTGAGCTTCGGTGAATTGTTCGACGGAGACGATGTGTGGGTGGGCCGGCCGTCGGGAACGGATGATGCGGTCCGCGGAGGCTCGCACGAAGCGGATCGCGTATCCCGCGGCGACGTCGTCCGGATCGATCAGTTCTTCTCGTTTGGTCCATCTCCCGAAAACCGCGTAACCGGTGTAGCGCGGATTCTGCAGGATCGCCGCGACGGTAGGGGCTTGCCAGCCATCCCCGGCGCGGTGACGGTTCTGTTCGGGGCGGTGGGCTGACGGGCAAAGGATTCCGTCGCGGTTGAGCCCTTCCGCGATCGCCTTATCGCCTCGGCCACCGATATATTCGCGGAAGATCCGCTGGACCACCGGTGCCGCAACGACATCGATCGAGAGGATCCGCAGCTTCAGACCGTCCGCTGCCTGGTGCGGGTTGGGATGCGGTGGTCCGTCGACCACGACGTACCCGTAGGGCGCCCGCCCTGGTGGCGTCCCTCGTTGAGCACCTGCGCGTCCATGCTGGCGCGGGTGCGCTGCTGAACATGCTGGCGCTCGGATTCACTGAGGCCACCGAGCATGCTCATCATCATGTTGTGGGTCGCGTTCTTGGCGTTGTACTTCCCGCCCAGCTCGGGCACCCAGATATCCACACCGTGGGCCAGGATCCGCGGAGCCACGAAACTGAACTGGTTACCGAACCAGCAGCGTGTGCCCTCGCCGACGACGATCGCCGTCCAGCCCCTTGGCAGGCTGCTGGTTTGAGCGAGAGTGCTGCAGATGGAGCGTTGCGATCACGTCGACGCCGCTCTCGATCAGAGCCTCGGCGGTGGCGCGGTGTCGTGGCTGGACATCGGATCTGACTGCTGCGAGGTGTGGGCCGAGAGGGGCGTCGGGTATTCGTCAGCCTCTGGCGCACAACGGATTTGGGATCTCTCGTGGTGTTGCAACGTTCCTCCGCACAGCGCAGGATGAGTCGCAGCAGCGCCTTGGCTGCGTCCGGATTCAGCATTGGCGGATCATCAGGGCAGATGACGTCGACCGTGCAGTGTCTGTCCTTGCTAGGGTCTTTGGAGCGATCGCGACGGGTCATACCGAGCTCCGGCCGGACGCACGCGGACGAAATTGGTGGCTAGTGACGTTGCAATTCGCTCGAATGTTCGTTGACTGTTCGAGAGGGCTTTCGCATGGAGGCATGGTGGACTACTTCTCACCGTCGCCTGATTCTCCCCAACCATGAAACCTGATTTTCAGCGCTCGCGCCACAGCCCAACGCGGGCAGACCGGTACACCGTTCGGTTACGGCAGAGTGGTCGCGACTTCCTACTCGATGCTCGGGATGGCTTTGATCTCTGCTCGCACGACTGCTGCTGGATTCGGCCAACCAGATCAGGAGGGGGACACACGCGCTAAACACACAAATCGACTGCAGAAAGGATGACGCACACGGTACGGAACCGCGCTGGCGTGGGCCCGCCGGTCTCGAGCCCACAAAATGGCCTGTCCACCTGCTCGCACCGGAATATAGCCATGGGCGACCGCCCACAAGTAGCCCCCTGTGAGGGACGATCATCGTCCTCCGGACTGGTTTCGGTTCCGCTCAGCCGTCGTGACGCAGCCCTGGACTACGGTGCCGTAACCGTCACCCGCGTTGGCGTTCAAAAGCTTACGCCCGTCAGGGAGTTGCGTTCGCTTACGAGCGTCACCCGATAGCGCGAACACCGACGCGCCATGCGTAACCCATACGTCGGCGCTTGATACCTTCGTGGTGCCCTGCATGATGTTCCCACCGACGTAGACCAGCCCTCGCGGCGCCAATACAGCAAACACATCTGCCAACAACTCCCGGCCGCATCCACCAACCGAGCCTTGGACTGTGGACCCGGAATAGACCTGTCCGGCGTGTCCGATTGCCAGGCGCCTCGCCACCGTTGCATCATCCTGAGCGCGCCGTTCGAGAGGCCCTTGGCGCTACGCCGTCCCAACGGTAGCCGCCACCACAGGGATATTGAAGCGATGGCATACACCCTGAATTCGATGCAACCTCACTCGGCTGCTTCCAAGCCGCAACGCGCGGGCGCTCACACTGCACCAGCGCCCGCCTCCGCTGCCTGTCCACTCGGCATCGTTCCAGGTTAGGTGACCATAGAAGCTCGGCCGGGATCACCTGCAGATCGTCGCCGTTTCAGCTTCTCAGCCGAGAATCTCACGCACTTTGGTCGTGAGTGCAAGGAAGGAAGGGCCACACCGGAGTCACTTCGGTCCTCGAGTCCGATCAGGGGTTGCGGGCCCCGGCATATCGGTATCGAAGGGGAGGTTGATCCAGTCCGGGCAACGCGTCGAGCCTTCACAGTATGCGGTTATCACGCCAGCTCCTTTGTTGTCCTGGGGAGTGGAGGCCGGGTTCTCTAATTCCGCGTACGATACCACCACCGTAACAAAAACTGAGTCGATAGTTTTCCACGTACCGTCCTTTTTCCTTTCCCGGTATACGATTTCCGCCCGATATTCCCAGCGGTCATCAGGCTTCGGGGTCCGGCGGGTCGGATTTCGGACCACTGCGGCCACTACTTCTTTGCTGGAGAGATTGTGCTTTTCCACATTTTTTATCCAACCCATGCCTTCGCCCCAACCATGGTTTCCATTCGGATCCCAGAACCCCATCCGATACGCTACCTGATTTCCCTCCCAATCGTAGAGCCATGTGACGACACCGGGGTCGGGTTTCTTGCCGGTGAGGTCGTTGCTGTTGATGGGGTCGGCGTTGACGTAGTCGTAATTGTTGGCTGATCCGCCGGAGATGGGGTCGACTTGCAGGAATCTGCCCAGGATGGGCAGATAGGTGCGGGCTCCCATCTCGAGCGCTTGTTGGCTGGCGACGTGTTCGATGGGGACGGTGTGTTGGCCGAGGTATCCGAAGTCCATGCCACCTTCGGCGGTGGCCGGGATCGGGATGTCACCGATGGTTCCGGTGGCGGGGTCGATGTTTTGGCCGTAGGGGTCATAGAGATGGATTGGGCCGGTGCGGGTGGCGGTGTGGTCGGTGGTGAGCAGGATGTCGCCGTGGATGTTGGGGTAGGACCAGTTGACGGTCTTGGTGTCGGTGTAGCCCTTCGTGAGTAGAGCGCCGCCGGGTAGTTTCAGCACCCGTTGCCGCAGGATTCCGGAGTCGTCGAGGACAAAGTCGGGGCCGCCGGCGTTGGAGGTAAACCCGTAGCGGGTGACTTGCGCGGGTTTGGCGTTGTCGCGGACGGTTCGCATGGTGATTCGGTCGGTGACATCTCGGGTGTAGACGACCGAGCGTCCGGCTGCGGTGGTGGTGGATATGTGTCGGAGGGTGGAGTCGTAACCAAGAGTGTCGGTACCGACTTTGGTCGCGTTGCCGTAGGTGTCGTAGGTGAACGGCAGGCTGGTGGCTCCGTTGGTGGAGAGCAGCCGGTCGGCGTCGTCGTAGCAGTAGTTGGTGGTGGTCGCCGGGGCGCCGTTGAAGCTGTCGGTGAAGGCGGTGCGGTTGGTATTCAACCCCGCTTTCTTGTTCGGCCCGCAGCCGTTGTCGCCGGCGAAGCTGTAGGTGAGCTTGTGGTGGGGCACGGCGGCCGCGACCAAGCGGCCGACACCGTCATAGGTGTAGGAGTTGTTGAAGGTGGTGCCGGAACCCGCAGTGTCGGTGATGGTTTCGTCGGTGATGCGTTGATCACGCGATCGGCTGACCCCACTGGCGACGGTGGAGCCCGATACCTTCCATGAGAGGCCAGTCGTGGAGCCGGCGTCGTTGTGGGTGATCGCGAGGTTGGATCCGTTGCCGTAGGCGACCTTGTCCAGGATTCCCGCGGTGTAGCCCGGGGTCGCGACCCTGGCCCCATCAAGGTCTAGGCCGATCAGCCGGGACGCGTCATCCCAGTGGTAGTTCAGGGTGGAGGTCGCCGCCTTGACTGTGGTGGTTTCGCTGATCTTGCGCCCGGCAGGGTCGTAGGTGCTGGCGGTGGTGACCCCGCCCGCGTCGGTGTAGGACACGGTCTGGCCGAGCAGGTCGATCATGGCGATGGTCGATCCGCTGTTGTCGGTGACCTTCAGCTTCAGCGGGTTTCCGTCGACGGCGTAGTCGTAGGTGATGGTGCGGGCCGGTTTGTCACCCATCGCCGGGAACGACTTCTCGACAATGCGGTCACGGGCGTCGTAGGTCACGCATGACCAGGGCTCAGTGTTGGTGCGGGCGGCGACAAGACGACCTGCGCCGTCGTAGACCAATTCGACCGCGTGGGTTGTTCCGTCCGAGTTCTTGGGTCCTCGAACGGTTTTGACCATGCCGCCCTGGTTGGCAGCTGGGGAGTTCGATTTGCAGGGGTTCGAGCGGGTTTCGCGGTCTCCGTAGTAGGTGAAGGTGCCGCGCTTGTCGGGATTAGTAAGGTCGCCGCCAGGCAGGGCTGCGGCCAGTTGGCGCAGATAGCCTTGGCCGGGCTTTTCGATCAGCATCCGGCCGGTCAGGTTGATGCCGCCAGGGTCTCCGGTTTTGGAGACCGCCAGCCCGAGCACGGGGTCGATCCCATTGTCGGTGTCGGAGTAACTTGTCGCGAGCTTCTTCGCGGGTGCGCGTTCGGTGTCACCGCCGGAGGTGTTCTCAGTGATCTGGCCGGTTTGGAGTCCGTAGCGGGGGGCAAGGTTCTGCCCTGGCACTGTGACAGCGGATCCAGCGCCCGGGGGTTTCCAGGTGAAATCGAGTGCTCCGGTTTTGCCGCTGCGGTTGTAGTAGTCGATCCGAATTCGATGCCAACTACCCGCGGTTGTGTTGGTGTAGGTGCCGGAGACAGCGGTGGCGGCCTTGTCGGTCCAGCTGTCCACGATGAGCACGTCGTCGATCCACAATCGGACACCATCGATGACGGTGAACCCGAGTGCGTAGTCGCCGGTGTCGGGAAACTTGATTTCGCCGGTGAACCGGCCCGACCAGCCGCCGTTGTTCGCGACCGGCGGGGTCGACCCCCAGCTGTGTTTCAAGCTGCCGCCAGCGGCACCGACACCGGTTGCCCAGTCTTTCGGGACTCCGGAGGTGAATGGGTTGTCGTAGTAGGCGGCTTCCAACCCGACCAGATTCTTGTCGTACTGAGTATTGGTGTGGGGCATCGTGTTCGCGCACTGCGGTGTCGGCAACTGCCCGGCGAAACAATTCGCCGGAGCCGGACCATAACTATCGATTGGGCGGTCTGCGTGGTCGTAGATCACTGTCGAGCGCCGCCCGGTCGTGTCGATCGTGGCTGTTCGCTGGTCTTTCGCGTTCCATTCGCTACGGGCGGTGTCGCCAACAGCGTTAGTCGAGGCAAGAAGGCGACCAGCATCGTCCCAGGTGACAGTGTTTTCTGGGGGCGAGTTGAGCCCGCCGATCCCGTCGATGTTGACGATCGCTTGCCTGCCGCCGATGTTGTAGCCGTAGTAGTGAGTGGGCCGCTTGCCCAGGTAGCCGCCATCGGGGGACGGTCCGGTGACAGCGACAGCCCGCAAGCGTTCGGGTACCCCTGGTTCTTCGATGAACTTTTTGTACTGGATTGCCGTGTGTACCAGCGCTTGAGAGGGGAACTGTTGGATCGAAGCCCAGTCGTGGCCTAGGTTGCCGCGGACAAAGCTCAATGGCCCGATACTGGCGAGGAGCTCCTGGCGTTTGACTTCGCTGCTGGTCTCGCGATACTCCTTCTGAACATCGGCGAGGTTGGTGTAACTGAAGTCCTGCATCGCCGCGCCCGGGTTCTCGATCCGCGCAAGCACATTGAGCAGGTACCACAACCGGGTTTCGGTGCCGTCCCAATAGGTTATGCGGCACAACTGCTGCGCGGGAGCGGAATTGGCCCCCGACGGTAGCGGCGCTCCGCCATAGCAACTGTTACTGCCGTCGGTGTTGTAGTGCAGTTTGTGCGCGCGCCCCGACACCGGATCGACGATCTCGGTCAACCGTGACGGGGAACCGCTGTAGCGATACTGCAACGACGCAGGCTTCTTACTGTCGAGCACCGTCGACACCTCCGCCAGGGTGCCGTCGGGGTGAAACAGTGACACCGCACCGTTCTCGGTCACCGACAGCCGCCCCTTGGTATCAAAAGCCACCACACCATCGCGACCCGGCGGTGCCCGATACCCACCAGCAGTTTTGGCCCAACTGTGTTTGCCGCCCGCACCGTCGGTAAGCACGACCGCCCCATCAAGCATCGCGGCATGGCTGTAGACACTGGCCGGCATCGACAATGTCCAGCCCGCGGGCAACGGCGGCGGATCAGCGGGATAGAGCCACTGCGCCGGCACGATGCGGGGCACCAGATTATGTATACGCATACCACCTGCGCTGTCCTGAGTGCTCTTAACCCACAACACCATTGCCGGTGGATCAGCCGAATGGTGATACAGCTCAACCTTGATCGGCACACGCTGCCCAGCAGCCAGGGTCACCTCGTCGTCACGTCTCGGCCCGGCTTCGGTGAATTTGTCATGGAAGATGCCACCGGCCTCGGGATTGTTATAAACCACCCGATCGCCGACCCAGATCTTCGCTCCGGGAGTATGCGCACCAGCGAAGCGATAATCGCCCGCGACCGGCGCCTGGAAGTAGCCCTCCCACCGGATCACATACCAGTCATCGACCAAACCAGGCGGCAACGGGTCCCGCTTGGTCTCGTCATTCCACTTGTTACCCCAGAACAGGTCCACCTGAGACTCAGTGCGCACCAACACCGGAACGTCACCAGGCACCCCGTTGTGAGCGGGATCGTTGAAATAAGAAGCCCGCACACCTCGGGACTCTCCTTGACGCGAGTTGTAGGCGAAACT
This genomic stretch from Nocardia brasiliensis ATCC 700358 harbors:
- a CDS encoding recombinase family protein translates to MVDGPPHPNPHQAADGLKLRILSIDVVAAPVVQRIFREYIGGRGDKAIAEGLNRDGILCPSAHRPEQNRHRAGDGWQAPTVAAILQNPRYTGYAVFGRWTKREELIDPDDVAAGYAIRFVRASADRIIRSRRPAHPHIVSVEQFTEAHLIRRGRAGINNRDRAKLERTRTLIPRQYLLRGHIRCDACNRKMQAEIVGQNIYYRCRARTLAPGSDALADHPKTVNLRESVLIDPLDGWLSTLFDRKHRNQTIEILLEAQEGDDTDTVRALLRRRIIDADTRLQRHLAAIEAGVDPAAFVASMNTAQAEKAAARAELDAIPKPIRLTETELHKLVDSVGDIRAVLKAGAPERVQAVTPRRGPGAKPAGRGVGDPQI
- a CDS encoding DUF6119 family protein yields the protein MDETTLSKKTTRWSSLHRLLDPAGGPVDLRWFVREKYLHDTNYEIRDFSHGGLSGLLVSGARLPERAEWCPAAQGLTGLPVSVTTSPAGGLLLTRTTGRLYALTYGSLGHHILDPDYRDDDFGLGFAVRCLGETDVTRFRSEIMDRRGRVEDYTMLGGSDVAGFGLDKFSSLVRRICGSAELNMTAKLPTSLAVRIECSGHAIKLPLAASPAQFLADLAEIERVCDREDPLEGLAFVERFRKLNRHSPAALGADKILATLLGEPNNARLGITMPDNCVDYYGAAQSFSILLGSHATAVNDIDVEALLAQIHGCTEDRRLSNLHRLRVTMYEDSAQTTPSGPETRGTDWLVAEVEHEDERYYYRQGYWHEIGAWHLETLREELDELFNATTNITVPAWTKGPPRSTGKKKGQDSHDEDWFNREIAKQPGYQLFDKQNLFTDFFHGGGLEICDVLGPDCELICVKKASSSAPLSHLFAQAVNAVKVLRTDKEVAKKFRDSIAKHNPNHPMVNDIGSVKVVFAILLKDGEETTTNSLFPFSQISLVRSLIELRTMNADVRVITITRS
- a CDS encoding restriction endonuclease translates to MNNERHNNIGESRSMARVLKIVPGTQGAGLHAPEQGAVCHYEVIDAPDGAKLVHLAVMGTDKRSSTPKSSASMQFDKATASELMRILLEADDLINLPIDWSQIDADRFELVLAHLLELSGSYTRITRLLNVNAPDSGRDIEAYLRVDDGLGSEWLERVVVQAKHWPARGVSASEIADLVYSKIPLWEGEPIRRLIMATTGSFTQDAVRWVDDHNSAAKRPAITLWSTSEIEKFLRKWPTIVADFGLHISIAENRSSRVDSDA
- a CDS encoding recombinase family protein, giving the protein MAPRILAHGVDIWVPELGGKYNAKNATHNMMMSMLGGLSESERQHVQQRTRASMDAQVLNEGRHQGGRPTGTSWSTDHRIPTRTRQRTV